GCGGGATCTCAGGTACCGGCATGCCGGGGACGCGATCCAACCTCGTGTCGGACCTCGAGGTCGACCTCATCGCCGCCTACGTCCGCTCGCTGGCGGAGGACGTCGTCAGGGAGGTCGCGGGGGACGCCGCGCGGGGACAGGAAGTGTTCGCCTCCGCGGGCGACTGCTACTCCTGCCACGTCGTCGACGGCCGCGGGACGGGGATCGGCCCCGAACTCACAGGGATCGGGCAGCGGCGCGGCGTCGATTACCTCTACGCGTCGCTGCGGACGCCCGGGTCGGAGTTGCCGGTCACCAGACGAGGCATTCTGCGGGGGTTCAGGGGATACCTGCCGATCCGCGCCGTCACGCGCGAGGGCCGCGTCATCACGGGCATGCGCGTGAACGAGGATGCCTTCACGATCCAGTTGCGGTCGATCTCCGGCCGCACGGTCTCG
The DNA window shown above is from Candidatus Palauibacter polyketidifaciens and carries:
- a CDS encoding c-type cytochrome, with protein sequence MRRSRPSLCGLVLAAGMLATTTGPAAAQEEPDVTEAGLARGEMFYQAHCGRCHGMLGQGGEGPSLARPTLPRAPDHESLVEVIRGGISGTGMPGTRSNLVSDLEVDLIAAYVRSLAEDVVREVAGDAARGQEVFASAGDCYSCHVVDGRGTGIGPELTGIGQRRGVDYLYASLRTPGSELPVTRRGILRGFRGYLPIRAVTREGRVITGMRVNEDAFTIQLRSISGRTVSLRKEDLVELEKQFDHSLMPAVEEMTEADIDDLVAFLTDLGGGS